In the genome of Populus trichocarpa isolate Nisqually-1 chromosome 6, P.trichocarpa_v4.1, whole genome shotgun sequence, one region contains:
- the LOC7454930 gene encoding ribonuclease II, chloroplastic/mitochondrial — protein sequence MISVRAVNSCSIFRSSPPVSSFRCRLNSHLRTTTSSSHHDRYSKSGFGFPVFRFDLPILGHGDVRSYSLQSFVDTVLEELASYRKRKRQGICSAIKLTTGGEALDDKLVNQAVEKGLLVEFKKDSERVLLAVVQRRDGKKNWMVYDQNGVTSSIKPQQITYIVPGVDNFDQTQISSFIQKAQQNLDSSLLEFAWIELLEKNKSVTPEELAEMIFGSVEPLESYCAHLLLSEDDLYFTVLETKGYRSIYGPRPPMQVEELMRRKLAKEAAEKELQEFVQLLKSAKAMPSNAKPPKTSWVVEEKIRCKIESLEAYAIDACKNNDQKRIAGMILTAMGMGKTASSALNLLIDIGYFPVHVNLDMLKLNIHTDHPDEIISAAEDLLSEPVDPDKINRKDLTHLKVYAIDVDEADELDDALSATRLQDGRIKVWIHVADPARYVQPGSKVDREAMRRGTSVFLPTATYPMFPEKLAMEGMSLKQGEVCNAVTVSVILHSDGCIAEYSVDNSIIKPTYMLTYESASELLHMNLDEEAELKLLSEAASLRLQWRCEQGAVDTATLETRIKVPNPEDPEPSINLYVENQADPAMRLVSEMMLLCGEVIATYGSCNNIPLPYRGQPQSNIDVSAFAHLPEGPVRSAAIVRIMRGAEIDIRKPIRHGVLGLPGYVQFTSPIRRYLDLLAHYQVKAVLRGDSPPLSAGQLEGMASLINMQTRVVRRLCSSSLQYWMIEFLKRQPKEKKYRALILRFIKDRVAALLLVEVGLQATAWVSLGTQIGDEVQVRVEEAHPRDDIISLKEVVV from the exons atgatttcGGTTCGAGCCGTTAACTCTTGCTCTATATTTCGCTCATCACCTCCCGTTTCTTCCTTCCGCTGCCGTCTCAATAGCCATTTGAggaccaccacctcctcctcgcACCATGACCGCTACTCCAAATCAGGCTTTGGCTTCCCTGTGTTCCGGTTCGACCTTCCAATTCTTGGTCATGGCGATGTACGGAGCTACTCCCTTCAAAGTTTCGTTGATACGGTGTTGGAAGAGCTGGCTTCTTATCGCAAACGCAAACGCCAAGGCATTTGCTCTGCTATCAA ATTAACGACGGGTGGAGAGGCTTTAGATGATAAACTGGTGAACCAAGCGGTGGAGAAAGGATTATTAGTGGAGTTCAAGAAGGATTCAGAGAGAGTATTGCTGGCAGTGGTGCAGAGACGTGATGGAAAGAAGAATTGGATGGTGTACGATCAG AATGGTGTTACTTCCTCGATTAAACCCCAACAAATTACTTATATTGTTCCCGGTGTTGATAATTTTGACCAAACCCAAATCTCAAGCTTTATTCAGAAAGCTCAGCAAAACTTG GACTCCTCGTTGCTTGAGTTTGCTTGGATTGAGCTTCTTGAAAAGAATAAGTCAGTTACACCAGAAGAATTAGCCGAG ATGATTTTTGGCAGCGTGGAGCCTCTTGAAAGTTATTGTGCCCATCTTTTGCTATCAGAGGATGATCTATATTTCACTGTGCTGGAGACAAAAGGTTATCGCTCTATTTATGGGCCTCGACCTCCTATGCAG GTAGAAGAACTTATGCGTAGGAAGCTTGCAAAGGAAGCTGCTGAGAAAGAACTTCAGGAGTTTGTGCAACTACTAAAATCTGCCAAGGCAATGCCTTCAAATGCAAAACCCCCCAAAACTTCATGGGTGGTTGAAGAGAAAATCCGATGCAAAATTGAGTCTCTTGAAGCATATGCAATTGATGCATGCAAAAACAATGACCAAAAGAGAATTGCAGGGATG ATCCTCACAGCAATGGGAATGGGGAAAACAGCATCCTCTGCATTAAACCTCCTCATAGATATTGGATACTTTCCTGTCCATGTCAATCTTGATATGTTGAAGCTCAACATTCATACTGATCATCCAGATGAGATCATATCAGCTGCTGAAGATCTTCTATCAGAGCCGGTTGACCCCGACAAG ATTAACAGAAAAGATCTCACTCACTTGAAAGTCTATGCCATTGATGTTGATGAGGCTGATGAG CTTGATGACGCATTGAGTGCAACGAGGTTACAGGATGGGCGAATTAAAGTTTGGATACATGTTGCAGATCCAGCGCGGTATGTACAGCCAGGGAGTAAAGTAGACAG AGAGGCAATGAGAAGAGGGACTTCTGTTTTCTTGCCCACCGCTACTTATCCCATGTTTCCAGAGAAACTTGCGATGGAAGGAATGAGTTTGAAACAGGGAGAGGTTTGCAATGCTGTTACTGTATCTGTTATTCTGCATTCTGATGGCTG CATTGCAGAATACTCTGTGGATAACTCAATCATTAAACCAACCTATATGCTGACATACGAGAGTGCATCTGAGCTGCTTCATATGAACCTGGATGAGGAAGCTGAATTAAAACTTCTTTCTGAGGCTGCATCTCTTCGGTTACAGTGGCGTTGTGAACAG GGTGCAGTTGACACAGCCACATTAGAAACTCGCATCAAGGTCCCTAATCCAGAAGATCCAGAGCCTTCAATTAACCTCTATGTTGAAAACCAGGCTGACCCTGCAATGCGACTTGTCTCTGAGATGATGTTACTTTGTGGGGAAGTTATAGCCACTTATGGCTCTTGCAACAATATTCCTTTACCCTATAGGGGGCAGCCCCAATCAAATATTGATGTATCTGCATTCGCACATCTTCCTGAAGGACCTGTCAGGAGCGCAGCTATTGTTCGAATAATGCGCGGTGCTGAAATCGATATCAGGAAACCCATACGCCATGGAGTCTTGGGACTTCCTGGTTATGTTCAGTTTACTTCTCCCATCCGTAGATACTTGGATCTTCTTGCTCATTATCAG GTCAAAGCAGTTCTTAGAGGCGACTCCCCTCCTCTCTCTGCTGGTCAGCTGGAGGGTATGGCATCACTAATTAACATGCAAACTAGGGTAGTAAGGAGGCTCTGCAGCAGCAGTCTTCAATATTGGATGATAGAATTCTTGAAAAGGCAAccaaaggagaaaaaatatcGTGCATTGATCCTCAGGTTCATTAAAGATCGGGTTGCAGCTCTGCTACTAGTTGAG GTGGGGCTTCAAGCAACTGCCTGGGTGTCTCTGGGAACACAGATAGGAGATGAAGTGCAAGTTAGGGTAGAAGAAGCTCATCCACGTGATGATATTATTTCCCTTAAGGAGGTTGTAGTATAA
- the LOC7454931 gene encoding RHOMBOID-like protein 1 isoform X2 — translation MEKEQYPVPPSEIQTRVNSRRGGNNSIIHPVEMETPNHQVSLAVASSSSPSPVVHGKARPFKKWWPWLIPAFVIANVVMFIITMYVNNCPKNYVSCIARFLGRFSFQPFKENPLLGPSSISLQKMGALDVQKVVDGHQWWRLITCNWLHGGVFHLLANMLSLLVIGIRLEQEFGFVKVGLLYVISGFGGSLLSALFIQSNISVGASGALFGLLGSMLSELITNWTIYANKVAAFITLVVIIAVNLALGILPHVDNFAHIGGFLSGFLLGFVFLIRPQFGWFSQRRAPLGYIPASVKSKFKTYQCALWIISLILLIAGPPK, via the exons atggAGAAAGAGCAATATCCAGTTCCTCCATCAGAGATCCAAACCAGGGTGAATTCAAGAAGAGGAGGAAACAACTCTATTATACACCCAGTAGAGATGGAAACACCTAATCATCAAGTGTCGCTGGCAgtggcatcatcatcatctccaaGTCCAGTGGTGCATGGAAAAGCCAGGCCTTTCAAGAAATGGTGGCCTTGGTTAATACCTGCTTTTGTGATTGCCAATGTTGTTATGTTTATTATCACTATGTATGTCAACAACTGTCCCAAGAACTATGTCTCTTGTATTGCTCGGTTCTTGGGTAGGTTCTCTTTTCAGCCCTTCAAAGAGAACCCTCTTCTTGGTCCTTCATCCATTTC GCTACAGAAGATGGGGGCTCTAGATGTACAGAAAGTGGTTGATGGACATCAGTGGTGGCGGCTCATCACCTGCAATTGGTTACATGGAGGGGTTTTTCATTTGTTGGCGAATATGCTATCTCTTCTGGTTATTGGCATTCGGCTCGAGCAGGAATTTGGGTTTG TAAAGGTTGGTTTGCTATATGTCATCTCTGGATTTGGTGGGAGTTTGCTATCGGCTCTTTTTATCCAATCGAATATCTCTGTTGGTGCTTCTGGTGCACTTTTTGGTTTACTTGGGAGCATGCTCTCTGAACTCATCACAAATTGGACTATATATGCTAACAAG GTGGCAGCTTTCATTACACTCGTGGTGATCATCGCTGTCAATCTAGCATTGGGAATTCTACCACATGTTGACAACTTCGCCCATATTGGAGGATTTCTTTCTGGTTTTCTCCTCGGGTTTGTGTTCCTGATCCGCCCACAGTTTGGATGGTTTAGTCAAAGACGTGCTCCTCTTGGGTATATTCCAGCCTCAGTAAAATCTAAGTTCAAGACATATCAGTGTGCATTGTGGATCATATCTCTAATCCTTTTAATTGCTGG TCCACCCAAATAG
- the LOC7454931 gene encoding RHOMBOID-like protein 1 isoform X1 gives MEKEQYPVPPSEIQTRVNSRRGGNNSIIHPVEMETPNHQVSLAVASSSSPSPVVHGKARPFKKWWPWLIPAFVIANVVMFIITMYVNNCPKNYVSCIARFLGRFSFQPFKENPLLGPSSISLQKMGALDVQKVVDGHQWWRLITCNWLHGGVFHLLANMLSLLVIGIRLEQEFGFVKVGLLYVISGFGGSLLSALFIQSNISVGASGALFGLLGSMLSELITNWTIYANKVAAFITLVVIIAVNLALGILPHVDNFAHIGGFLSGFLLGFVFLIRPQFGWFSQRRAPLGYIPASVKSKFKTYQCALWIISLILLIAGLTIGMVLLLRGVDANEHCSWCHYLSCVPTGKWSCKTEPAYCLSTQIGNQLNLTCSSNGKSSVYILPGATSSQIQGLCTGLCR, from the exons atggAGAAAGAGCAATATCCAGTTCCTCCATCAGAGATCCAAACCAGGGTGAATTCAAGAAGAGGAGGAAACAACTCTATTATACACCCAGTAGAGATGGAAACACCTAATCATCAAGTGTCGCTGGCAgtggcatcatcatcatctccaaGTCCAGTGGTGCATGGAAAAGCCAGGCCTTTCAAGAAATGGTGGCCTTGGTTAATACCTGCTTTTGTGATTGCCAATGTTGTTATGTTTATTATCACTATGTATGTCAACAACTGTCCCAAGAACTATGTCTCTTGTATTGCTCGGTTCTTGGGTAGGTTCTCTTTTCAGCCCTTCAAAGAGAACCCTCTTCTTGGTCCTTCATCCATTTC GCTACAGAAGATGGGGGCTCTAGATGTACAGAAAGTGGTTGATGGACATCAGTGGTGGCGGCTCATCACCTGCAATTGGTTACATGGAGGGGTTTTTCATTTGTTGGCGAATATGCTATCTCTTCTGGTTATTGGCATTCGGCTCGAGCAGGAATTTGGGTTTG TAAAGGTTGGTTTGCTATATGTCATCTCTGGATTTGGTGGGAGTTTGCTATCGGCTCTTTTTATCCAATCGAATATCTCTGTTGGTGCTTCTGGTGCACTTTTTGGTTTACTTGGGAGCATGCTCTCTGAACTCATCACAAATTGGACTATATATGCTAACAAG GTGGCAGCTTTCATTACACTCGTGGTGATCATCGCTGTCAATCTAGCATTGGGAATTCTACCACATGTTGACAACTTCGCCCATATTGGAGGATTTCTTTCTGGTTTTCTCCTCGGGTTTGTGTTCCTGATCCGCCCACAGTTTGGATGGTTTAGTCAAAGACGTGCTCCTCTTGGGTATATTCCAGCCTCAGTAAAATCTAAGTTCAAGACATATCAGTGTGCATTGTGGATCATATCTCTAATCCTTTTAATTGCTGG GCTTACCATTGGCATGGTTCTGCTTCTCCGGGGAGTTGATGCAAATGAACACTGTTCATGGTGTCATTATTTGTCTTGCGTCCCTACTGGAAAATGGAGTTGCAAAACTGAGCCTGCATACTGTTTG TCCACCCAAATAGGCAACCAGCTGAACTTAACGTGCTCAAGCAATGGAAAATCCAGCGTGTACATATTGCCTGGCGCAACGAGTTCTCAGATTCAGGGGTTATGCACTGGGCTCTGCCGTTGA